In Actinomycetota bacterium, the DNA window CCTACCCCTCGGTGGGATTGATCGGTCAGGTGTTCTTCCGCCCGCGCCGGGCGGTGTCCAGTCGTGTGTCGGCTCCGACCATGCGACGTACCAACCGCAATGCCCGGTCGCTCATCGGGCAGCTCCCCCAAGCAGCCCGAGAGAAAACGGACCGAGGCCGCAGGGTTGCGCATGCCGCGTCCTGCAGATCCCGCGAGAGGACATCCAGATCGACTCGTCGGCAGCTGCTGGCCGAAGGACTCGACGGTGCGGCGCACGCCGTAGCGGGACCGGTCGAACCGTTGGTCGACGAAGCCCTGCACGAGGGTCGCGTGACCGCTCTCGCTCGCAGGACGATGCCGTGACGTATCGCGGCGCGGACGATGCGTACCGTCACCGCGAGAAGCCGGAACGACCATCTCCCACACGACCCCTGCCGCTCGCGGCCGCGAGGTGTCTCGGGCTCACCGTCCTTCGGGACGCCCGCGGCACAACGGGCGGCTGCTTGCCTCTACGGGACGCGACAGGGAAGGCGACGTGAGCAGCGAGGTCACGGTCAGCGACGACGCAACCCCGCGGTCAGCGGCGACGCCGCCGCCCGTGGTTCGGTCCGCGGATCCAACGGGGGAAGCGCCGTGGAGCAGCTGACATCCAGCGAGCAGGAAGCAGTACCGGCGCCGAGGACGTTCGGGACCTTCGAGGGGGTGTTCACCCCCACGCTCCTGACGATCCTCGGCGTGATCATGTACCTACGCGAGGGCTGGGTGATCGGCAACGCCGGCCTGCTGTGGGGCCTCGGCATCATCCTCGCCGCCTTCACGATCACCGGCGCGACCGCCCTGTCGCTGTCGTCGTTGACGACCAACATCCGCATCGGGTCAGGAGGCGCCTACTCGATCATCTCACAGTCGCTTGGACTGGAGGTAGGCGGTGCCGTCGGCATCCCGCTCTTCGTCTCCCAGGCACTCGCCGTCGCGATGTACGTGTTCGGGTTCCGAGCCGGGCTCCAGTACGTCATACCGGAGGCACCAGCGCTCGCGGTGGACCTCCTGGTCTTCGTGTTCGTCTTCGCCGTTGCCTACGTCGGTCCAGGGCTCGCCTTCCGGGTGCAGTTCCTCATCCTCGCCGCGATCGCCTTGTCGCTGATCTCCATCGCGGCTGCCGCCGTCGGCGGCTCGATGACGGAGCCCATCACGTGGGTCGGGGACTTCCCCGGCGCGCCTGAGGACGGCTTCCAGGGTGCGAGCTTCTGGGTCGTGTTCGCCGTCTTCTTCCCGGCGGCGACCGGGATCATGGCAGGGGCGAACCTCTCCGGCGTGCTCGAGGACCCACGCCGGAGCATCCCCCGCGGCACCCTCTCCGCGATCGGTGTGAGCCTCGTCATCTACGTGATGCTGGCCTTCTGGCTCGCCCGGTCCGCCACCATGGACGAGCTCGCCTCCGACTACTTCGTGATGATCGGTCGGGCGGCGTGGCCGCCCCTGGTCGTGGCCGGCCTCCTCGGCGCAACCCTGTCGTCGGCCTTGGGATCGATCGTTGGGGCGCCGCGCATCCTGCAGGCCATCGCAGCGAACGGTGGCCTGCCGGGCGCTCCTCTCCTCGCGGCGCAGGACCGTCGCGGCGAGCCGCGCAACGCGAACATCGTCACCGGCCTCATCGTCTTCGCCGCGCTTCTGCTGCGCGACCTCAACGCGATCGCGCCGCTCATCACGATGTTCTTCCTCGTGACGTACACGATGATCAACGTCGTCGTGCTCATCGAGCAGAGTCTCGGGCTGGTGAGTTTCCGACCGCTCCTCCGGGTGCCCCGCATCGTCCCGCTGATCGGCGCCGGCGGGTGCGTCTTCGCGATGTTCATCATCAACCCGGTGTTCGGGCTCATCGCGGTCGGGCTCACACTGGCCTTCTACGTCATGCTCGTCCGTCGGCACCTCCAGGCGCCCGCGGGCGACATGCGCAGCGGATTGTTCGTCGCGCTCGCGGAGTGGGCGGCCAAGCGCGTCATCGAACTTGGCGGCAGCAACGAACGCGCGTGGAAGCCGAACATCCTCCACCCGGTTCAGGACATCGACGAGCTGCGGGCGACGTTCCGACTCGTGC includes these proteins:
- a CDS encoding amino acid permease, whose protein sequence is MEQLTSSEQEAVPAPRTFGTFEGVFTPTLLTILGVIMYLREGWVIGNAGLLWGLGIILAAFTITGATALSLSSLTTNIRIGSGGAYSIISQSLGLEVGGAVGIPLFVSQALAVAMYVFGFRAGLQYVIPEAPALAVDLLVFVFVFAVAYVGPGLAFRVQFLILAAIALSLISIAAAAVGGSMTEPITWVGDFPGAPEDGFQGASFWVVFAVFFPAATGIMAGANLSGVLEDPRRSIPRGTLSAIGVSLVIYVMLAFWLARSATMDELASDYFVMIGRAAWPPLVVAGLLGATLSSALGSIVGAPRILQAIAANGGLPGAPLLAAQDRRGEPRNANIVTGLIVFAALLLRDLNAIAPLITMFFLVTYTMINVVVLIEQSLGLVSFRPLLRVPRIVPLIGAGGCVFAMFIINPVFGLIAVGLTLAFYVMLVRRHLQAPAGDMRSGLFVALAEWAAKRVIELGGSNERAWKPNILHPVQDIDELRATFRLVHAIAAPKGTVKIIGVGGDDLARQLEGVRRDFGSEDIFATASVVDAESFERGVVTSIQALAGAFLTPNIVFLTVPDEISRDGQLTAIMDAVERHDVGVVLSAAHPKVGWGRRREIALVLGDQGPEWELGPRLPHLDLATLCAYQIGRNWQARLTLVAIAPSPEHRPHARHYLERLCSAGRLPRDTHTMV